From the genome of Papaver somniferum cultivar HN1 chromosome 2, ASM357369v1, whole genome shotgun sequence, one region includes:
- the LOC113353844 gene encoding uncharacterized protein LOC113353844 isoform X2, giving the protein MDSAAEAFKANCMIDNIGKTKASFPKRKCPLRLEMILDDVFNIRVWEILTEGDKQVLDIIVSELKRNGFDFTKDPVTLQKIEEAVERTVTRMTNKIKLDMPVPAGEPEMSALISWGKYSGPPALELFILVPTKIAIRLRDPLNCSCSK; this is encoded by the exons ATGGATAGTGCAGCTGAAGCTTTTAAAGCGAACTGCATGATTGATAATATTGGGAAAACTAAAGCCTCTTTTCCAAAGCGCAAATGCCCTCTCAGACTCGAAATGATTCTTGATGATGTATTTAACATTCGTGTTTGG GAAATATTAACAGAGGGTGATAAGCAAGTGCTGGATATCATTGTGTCCGAGCTAAAGAGAAATGGATTTGACTTCACAAAAGATCCAGTAACACTCCAGAAAATTGAAGAAGCAGTTGAGAGGACAGTGACACGAATGACAAATAAGATCAAGCTTGATATGCCAGTTCCTGCTGGTGAACCTGAGATGAGTGCGCTTATCAGTTGGGGCAAATATTCTGGTCCACCTGCATTGGAACTTTTCATTTTGGTCCCAACTAAAATAGCCATCCGCCTACGTGATCctcttaattgttcttgttctAAATAG
- the LOC113348930 gene encoding serine--tRNA ligase-like, translating to MLDINLFREDKGGNPEIIRESQRRRFGSVELVDEVIRLDIEWRQRQFELDNLRKDLNKISKEVGKLKISGEDATGKIKSSEECKQSIAAKDAEVQAAKDLLYSKLDLIGNLVHDSVPVDNDEANNLVVRTWGEKRTEPKLKNHVELVELLGIADLKKGANVAGGRGFYLKGVGVLLNQALINFGFAFLGKRNYTLLQTPFFMRKDIMAKCAQLAQFDEELYKVTGEGDDKYLIATAEQPLCAYHLDDWIHPTQLPIRYAGYSTCFRKEAGSHGRDTLGIFRVHQFEKVEQFCMTSPNATDSWEMHEEMIKNSEDFYKELNLPYQVVSIVSGALNDAAAKKYDLEAHFPASNAYRELVSCSNCTDFQSRRLEIRFGQKKSNDQVKQYCHLLNSTLTATERTICCILENYQKEDGVEIPAALQPFMGGLTFIPFQIPPTVEGKGKKK from the exons ATGTTAGATATCAATCTCTTCAGAGAAGACAAAGGAGGCAACCCAGAAATCATCCGCGAATCTCAACGTCGAAGATTCGGAAGTGTTGAACTCGTCGATGAGGTTATACGCCTAGATATTGAATGGCGTCAAC gtCAATTCGAATTGGATAATTTGAGGAAAGATTTGAATAAGATCAGTAAAGAAGTTGGGAAACTTAAAATT TCTGGTGAAGATGCTACTGGAAAGATTAAAAGCTCAGAGGAGTGTAAGCAGTCGATAGCTGCCAAGGATGCTGAAGTACAAGCAGCAAAAGATTTGTTGTATTCTAAGTTGGATTTGATTGGAAACTTAGTTCATGATTCTGTTCCTGTTGACAATGATGAG gCTAATAATTTGGTAGTCCGAACATGGGGAGAGAAAAGGACAGAACCTAAGTTGAAAAATCACGTTGAACTTGTTGAGCTTCTTGGAATTGCTGATCTCAAGAAAG GTGCTAATGTTGCCGGAGGAAGAGGTTTCTACTTGAAAGGAGTGGGGGTACTTCTTAATCAGGCACTTATCAATTTTGGTTTTGCATTCTTGGGAAAGCGGAACTATACCCTTCTACAAACTCCATTCTTCATGAGAAAAGATATAATGGCAAAATGTGCTCAACTAGCTCAATTCGACGAAGAACTTTACAAA GTCACAGGCGAGGGAGATGATAAGTATCTGATTGCCACAGCTGAACAGCCACTGTGTGCATATCATCTAGATGATTGGATCCACCCTACACAACTGCCAATAAG ATATGCAGGATACTCTACTTGTTTCCGCAAAGAAGCTGGTTCACATGGTCGAGATACTTTAGGTATTTTCCGAGTTCATCAGTTCGAGAAGGTAGAACAGTTTTGCATGACCAGCCCGAATGCTACCGACTCCTGGGAAATGCATGAGGAAATGATTAAAAACTCTGAGGACTTCTACAAGGAG CTAAACTTGCCCTATCAAGTTGTTTCCATTGTTTCGGGTGCTTTGAATGATGCAGCTGCTAAGAAGTACGATCTAGAAGCACATTTTCCTGCCTCAAATGCATATAGAGAGCTAGTTTCTTGCTCAAACTGTACTGACTTCCAGTCTAGAAGATTGGAAATCCGATTTGGGCAGAAAAAG AGCAATGACCAAGTGAAACAGTACTGTCACCTGCTAAACTCAACCCTAACAGCAACAGAGAGAACCATTTGTTGCATCCTTGAAAATTATCAGAAGGAAGATGGTGTTGAGATTCCAGCAGCTTTGCAACCCTTCATGGGTGGCCTGACCTTCATCCCGTTCCAAATTCCCCCAACAGTTGAAGGCAAAGGGAAGAAAAAGTAG